From a single Miscanthus floridulus cultivar M001 chromosome 8, ASM1932011v1, whole genome shotgun sequence genomic region:
- the LOC136476574 gene encoding probable polygalacturonase has product MAHATKAADDHDASPLPLPLPLPWPRPAPLLVILSLLAAASYLALTRVPAAFASGRLIPAGLLPIAPPRPRPHDAPAPGDSCAGFYAGAGPARAVAASVEEFGAVGDGATPNTAAFRRAVAELDARAGGRGARLDVPPGRWLTGSFNLTSRFTLFLHRGAVILGSQDPEEWPLIAPLPSYGRGRERLGPRHISLIHGEGLNDVVITGSNGTIDGQGNMWWELWWNRTLNHTRGHLIELVNSTNILVSSITLRNSPFWTVHPVYCSNVVMKDLTILAPLNAPNTDGIDPDSSSEVCIEDCYIESGDDLVAVKSGWDQYGISLGKPSTNIVIQRVSGTTPTCSGVGFGSEMSGGISNVLVRDLHVWNSAQAVRLKTDVGRGGYITNITIANVTMEKVKVPIRFSRGADDHSDDNYDRTALPRISNVLISDVVGVDLQRAPMLEAVPGAVYEGICFRNFSLRGIRRQDRWHCESVYGEAHEVFPAPCEEFRKNGSSSWCGFL; this is encoded by the exons ATGGCGCACGCCACCAAGGCCGCCGACGACCACGACGCCTCGCCGCTGCCTCTCCCTCTCCCGCTCCCATGGCCACGCCCGGCGCCTCTTCTCGTCATCCTGTCCCTGCTCGCCGCGGCCTCCTACCTGGCCCTCACGCGCGTCCCCGCCGCCTTCGCTTCGGGGCGCCTGATACCCGCCGGGCTCCTCCCGATCGCCCCTCCTCGCCCTCGCCCCCACGACGCGCCCGCGCCCGGAGACAGCTGTGCGGGGTTCTACGCGGGCGCGGGGCCGGCGCGCGCGGTCGCGGCGTCCGTGGAGGAGTTCGGGGCCGTGGGCGACGGCGCCACGCCCAACACCGCGGCGTTCCGGCGAGCCGTCGCGGAGCTGGACGCGAGGGCCGGTGGGAGAGGGGCTAGGCTTGACGTGCCCCCCGGGAGGTGGCTCACGGGCAGCTTCAACCTCACCAGCCGCTTCACCCTCTTCCTGCACCGCGGCGCGGTCATCCTCGGTTCCCAG GATCCAGAAGAGTGGCCTCTCATTGCCCCTTTGCCATCTTATGGGCGTGGAAGGGAACGGTTAGGACCACGCCATATCAGCCTCATTCATGGAGAGGGCTTAAATGATGTTGTGATTACTG GTAGCAACGGGACCATAGATGGCCAAGGAAATATGTGGTGGGAGCTATGGTGGAACCGAACTTTGAACCACACAAGAGGCCATCTCATCGAGCTTGTGAACTCAACCAACATCCTAGTGTCCAGTATCACACTGCGCAACTCCCCTTTCTGGACAGTACACCCGGTCTACTGCAG CAACGTGGTGATGAAGGATTTGACCATACTGGCTCCCCTGAATGCTCCAAACACAGATGGCATCGATCCAG ACTCGAGCTCGGAAGTTTGCATTGAAGACTGCTACATCGAAAGCGGAGATGATCTTGTTGCTGTCAAGAGTGGTTGGGATCAGTACGGGATCTCTCTAGGCAAACCGAGTACAAACATCGTCATTCAGAGGGTTTCAGGCACAACTCCGACATGCTCAGGTGTAGGTTTTGGTAGCGAGATGTCAGGAGGCATATCTAATGTGCTTGTCCGTGACCTCCACGTATGGAACTCTGCGCAAGCCGTGAGGCTCAAGACTGATGTAGGGCGGGGTGGGTACATAACCAACATCACCATAGCCAATGTGACGATGGAGAAGGTCAAGGTACCAATAAGATTCAGTCGAGGTGCAGATGACCATTCTGATGACAACTATGACCGAACCGCACTACCAAGGATCAGCAATGTGCTTATCAGTGACGTTGTCGGTGTAGACCTGCAGCGAGCACCAATGCTGGAGGCAGTACCTGGTGCAGTTTATGAAGGGATCTGCTTCAGAAACTTTAGCTTAAGAGGCATACGGCGGCAGGACAGGTGGCATTGCGAGTCCGTGTATGGAGAGGCGCATGAAGTTTTTCCTGCTCCTTGTGAAGAGTTCAGGAAAAATGGATCTTCGTCATGGTGTGGATTTCTTTGA
- the LOC136469267 gene encoding zinc finger protein 3-like: protein MEVEGMGVKQVEDGEEVQAPRKEEEEASSAAKELDLLGALGSEPPEAKAVETASPGKGKEKAMVAVAEEEKTPAKRSFKCNYCQRKFYTSQALGGHQNAHKRERSLAKRGAVAAVAGRGLYGGATDPFLPPHHLRFVQHAWPSYSAGGGSRPSPFLGFGRGSAAAPFYGMHHGWAAHAHTQPSMAGLTRHAGADRPVYTPHGYGSSSRAPAPAVLDSGIAGLRWSAAVDSGAAASGDPEVPTKEEEEAQSCKIDLNLRL from the coding sequence ATGGAGGTTGAGGGAATGGGGGTGAAGCAGGTGGAGGACGGAGAGGAGGTACAGGCgccgaggaaggaggaggaggaagcgtcGTCGGCGGCAAAGGAGCTCGACCTCCTCGGCGCGCTCGGCTCAGAACCGCCGGAGGCAAAGGCCGTGGAGACAGCGTCGCCGGGAAAAGGTAAGGAGAAGGcaatggtggcggtggcggaggaggagaagACTCCGGCAAAGCGCTCGTTCAAGTGCAACTACTGCCAGCGTAAGTTCTACACCTCGCAGGCGCTGGGTGGCCACCAGAACGCGCACAAGCGCGAGCGCTCGCTCGCCAAGCGCGGCGCCGTCGCTGCGGTGGCGGGGCGCGGGCTGTACGGAGGCGCCACCGACCCCTTCCTGCCGCCACACCACCTCCGCTTCGTCCAACACGCCTGGCCGTCGTACTCtgccggcggcggcagcaggcCGTCGCCGTTCCTTGGGTTCGGACGGGGCTCTGCCGCGGCGCCGTTCTACGGCATGCACCACGGGTGGGCCGCGCATGCGCACACGCAGCCGTCTATGGCGGGGCTCACCCGCCACGCCGGTGCCGACCGCCCAGTCTACACGCCTCACGGCTACGGCTCCTCGTCGAGGGCCCCTGCCCCAGCCGTCCTCGACTCTGGGATCGCTGGGCTCCGGTGGTCCGCCGCCGTCGACAGTGGCGCTGCCGCCAGCGGCGACCCTGAAGTGCCgacgaaggaggaggaggaggcgcagaGTTGCAAGATAGACCTGAACCTCAGGCTCTAG
- the LOC136476577 gene encoding pentatricopeptide repeat-containing protein At2g33760-like: MANLSIGFEPSVCSMDPHHHHRSPEYNSLLLAGPRLGPLKQAHARLVVSGHARSLPLTTKLATLAVAAGAASYAGLLAASHPAPDSFLFCSLTRAAARRGLPAAALAFYRCLLAAALPFSSFAFTAAAKACADLSALRAGMGVHAHAVLLGFGSDRFVQTALVVLYSKCGKLDVARKLFDAIRDRSVVAWNAMISGYEQNGLAGWAIEVYREMQVAGEAPDSATFVATLSACAQAGALDLGREVERLIVSERMVMNVVLGAALVNMYARCGLVNKAREWFDVLQERNVVTWTSMIAGYGMHGHGGEAVKLFDLMRQQGPLPNDVTFVAVLSACAHAGLVSEGRDAFASMKSVYGLVPRAEHYCSMVDMYGRAGLLDDAMQFIHHSIPGEPGPEVWTAMLGACKMHKNFSLGVEVAQRLIAIEPENPSHHVLLSNIYALSGKMNHVEKVRNTMIKRRLKKPIGYSLIEIAGVAHLFRMGEKSHPKTPEIYQYLEKLIHRITDAGYAPETDSVLHELEEEEREFALRYHGEKLAVAFGLMMTSGCTAPIRIIKNLRICGDCHLAIKYMSAVENREIIVRDMHRFHHFKAGKCSCQEYW; the protein is encoded by the coding sequence ATGGCCAATTTATCCATCGGATTCGAGCCTTCCGTTTGCAGTATGgatccccaccaccaccaccgctcgCCGGAATACAACTCCCTCCTCCTCGCCGGCCCGCGCCTGGGCCCTCTGAAGCAAGCCCACGCGCGCCTCGTCGTCTCCGGCCACGCCCGCTCCTTGCCGCTCACCACCAAGCTAGCCACGCTGGCGGTCGCGGCGGGCGCCGCCTCCTACGCCGGCCTCCTCGCCGCCTCCCACCCGGCGCCCGACTCCTTCCTCTTCTGCTCCCTCACGCGCGCCGCCGCGCGCCGcggcctccccgccgccgccctcgccttCTACCGCTGCCTCCTCGCCGCCGCGCTCCCTTTCTCCAGCTTCGCCTTCACCGCCGCCGCCAAGGCCTGCGCGGACCTGTCCGCGCTCCGCGCCGGCATGGGCGTGCACGCCCACGCCGTCCTCCTCGGGTTCGGCTCCGACCGGTTCGTGCAGACGGCGCTCGTCGTGCTCTACTCCAAGTGCGGCAAGCTGGACGTTGCGCGCAAGCTGTTCGACGCGATTCGTGACAGGAGCGTGGTCGCTTGGAACGCGATGATTTCAGGGTACGAGCAGAACGGGCTTGCGGGCTGGGCGATTGAGGTGTATAGGGAGATGCAGGTGGCCGGGGAGGCTCCTGATTCCGCGACGTTTGTGGCCACCCTCTCTGCCTGTGCGCAGGCTGGCGCTCTGGACTTGGGGCGTGAAGTGGAGAGACTCATTGTTTCTGAAAGGATGGTGATGAATGTGGTTCTTGGTGCTGCGCTTGTGAACATGTACGCCAGGTGTGGGCTTGTGAACAAGGCTCGTGAGTGGTTCGACGTGCTCCAGGAACGCAATGTGGTTACGTGGACCTCCATGATCGCAGGATACGGCATGCACGGACATGGCGGTGAGGCAGTCAAGCTATTCGATTTGATGAGACAGCAAGGGCCACTACCCAATGATGTCACTTTTGTTGCAGTCCTATCTGCGTGCGCGCATGCTGGATTGGTCAGTGAAGGTCGAGATGCTTTTGCTTCTATGAAGAGTGTCTACGGATTGGTCCCTCGTGCTGAACACTATTGCTCTATGGTTGATATGTATGGAAGGGCGGGACTTCTTGACGACGCGATGCAGTTTATACACCACTCTATACCCGGAGAGCCTGGGCCTGAAGTTTGGACAGCTATGCTTGGTGCATGCAAGATGCACAAGAATTTCAGTCTTGGAGTGGAGGTTGCTCAGCGACTGATTGCCATCGAGCCTGAGAATCCATCCCACCATGTGCTGCTTTCTAATATATACGCTCTATCTGGTAAAATGAACCATGTCGAGAAGGTGAGGAATACAATGATCAAGAGAAGATTGAAGAAGCCAATAGGATATAGCTTGATTGAGATTGCTGGTGTTGCTCATTTGTTTCGCATGGGTGAGAAGTCTCACCCCAAAACTCCAGAGATTTATCAATATCTGGAGAAACTGATCCATAGGATTACTGATGCTGGTTATGCGCCTGAAACTGACTCAGTGCTGCATGAGTTGGAAGAAGAGGAAAGGGAGTTTGCATTAAGATACCATGGTGAAAAACTGGCCGTAGCCTTTGGACTCATGATGACCTCTGGGTGCACCGCTCCAATCAGGATAATAAAAAACCTGCGTATATGTGGGGATTGTCATCTAGCTATCAAATATATGTCAGCCGTGGAGAATCGAGAGATAATTGTCAGAGATATGCACCGGTTTCACCATTTCAAAGCTGGAAAGTGTTCCTGTCAGGAATATTGGTGA